A portion of the Fulvia fulva chromosome 1, complete sequence genome contains these proteins:
- a CDS encoding Platelet-activating factor acetylhydrolase: protein MKLPSGHPKLGSEKTSQVPNAKKPKPRAPRGCYTGPYPVGTMEIEVPASDPRVFSHISRNKRHLLQLETVLMTVYYPATSPDPHDKNAAKQGALAVPVFFPTVFTKLPAFRNAPVARYWAPEVNTKTRGKRVKTEVGEKPDGAEEEPVFPFILFSHVCGEFASHGFVVCAVEHRDGSGPRTIINCAKRGEGIATDIERRGQVDHRDEERSQGFGIIDYIFPKDNPIDTSPQNDKGVDTELRKAQIDLRMAELQEAYGVMTEIVGGNGKMIADRNLRKKGYKGSSRHGLDGIDWSRWKDRVRLDHVTICGHSFGAATAVEILRHNDRFNYVSQGIIYDIWGAGTRPVEDDKHRISAPLIAINSEAFTYWPSNFKLVESIVKETQDEPEPCPAWLMTLRGTVHVSQSDFSLLYPNVCSIFLKMVANPRRALDLNINASLEFLSHVLPKELAQVSRAYKNEEFLETELSHLERIPSEAMHRPKKEKYLAARLQIRHEWIYRISPKLFRSLKRWKMKRQGHPPQPNDEIWLHSKPREHVVDHFLRSVSGRDPDHKEDFDLDGPATQEGTDEVKPVQIKDSDGEGTLG, encoded by the exons ATGAAGCTTCCTTCAGGGCATCCGAAACTCGGGAGTGAAAAGACGAGCCAGGTACCTAACGCGAAGAAGCCGAAACCCAGGGCGCCCCGAGGATG TTATACCGGGCCATATCCAGTCGGAACAATGGAGATCGAGGTACCTGCATCTGATCCTAGAGTTTTCAGTCACATTTCTCGCAACAAGCGACACCTGCTACAACTGGAAACTGTCTTGATGACAGTATACTATCCTGCAACATCACCAGATCCGCACGACAAGAACGCTGCAAAGCAAG GCGCATTGGCTGTTCCCGTGTTCTTTCCCACCGTGTTCACAAAATTGCCGGCGTTCCGAAATGCCCCTGTGGCACGATACTGGGCTCCAGAGGTAAACACCAAGACACGAGGCAAGCGCGTGAAGACGGAAGTTGGAGAGAAGCCAGATGGTGCTGAAGAGGAGCCTGTGTTTCCTTTCATTCTATTCAGTCATG TATGCGGAGAATTTGCAAGCCACGGTTTCGTCGTGTGCGCGGTTGAGCATCGAGATGGGTCGGGGCCGAGGACAATTATCAACTGCGCGAAGAGAGGCGAGGGAATAGCGACAGATATCGAAAGGCGTGGTCAAGTGGACCATCGTGACGAAGAGCGAAGCCAAGGCTTTGGCATTATCGACTACATATTTCCCAAGGACAATCCAATCGACACCTCTCCGCAGAACGACAAAGGAGTCGATACCGAACTTCGAAAAGCTCAAATTGACCTTCGCATGGCCGAGCTGCAGGAAGCATACGGCGTCATGACAGAAATTGTTGGCGGCAACGGCAAAATGATTGCAGATCGTAATTTGAGGAAGAAAGGTTACAAAGGCTCCAGTAGACACGGCCTTGACGGCATAGACTGGTCGAGGTGGAAAGATCGAGTCCGACTCGATCATGTCACGATATGCGGCCACTCTTTTGGTGCAGCAACTGCCGTTGAGATTCTCCGGCATAACGATCGGTTCAATTATGTCAGTCAAGGCATTATTTACGATATCTGGGGAGCTGGCACACGCCCTGTTGAAGACGACAAGCATCGCATTTCTGCTCCGCTGATCGCCATCAACTCCGAAGCATTCACGTACTGGCCATCCAATTTCAAGCTCGTGGAGTCCATCGTCAAAGAAACACAAGATGAGCCTGAGCCTTGTCCGGCTTGGTTGATGACCCTTCGTGGTACGGTGCACGTCTCTCAATCGGACTTCTCACTTCTGTACCCCAATGTCTGTTCAATTTTCCTGAAGATGGTCGCAAATCCGAGAAGAGCATTGGATTTGAACATCAATGCCTCACTGGAGTTCCTCAGCCACGTCTTGCCAAAAGAGCTTGCACAGGTAAGCCGTGCTTACAAGAACGAGGAATTTCTCGAGACCGAGCTCAGTCACTTGGAAAGAATCCCGTCAGAGGCGATGCATAGACCTAAGAAGGAGAAATACCTCGCAGCGCGACTCCAGATCCGTCATGAGTGGATCTACCGAATCAGCCCAAAGCTGTTCAGATCTCTCAAGCGGTGGAAAATGAAGAGACAGGGCCATCCACCTCAGCCCAATGACGAGATATGGCTGCATTCTAAACCGCGAGAACACGTTGTTGACCATTTCCTGCGAAGCGTGTCTGGCAGGGATCCCGATCACAAGGAAGATTTTGATCTTGATGGTCCTGCTACACAGGAAGGCACTGATGAGGTCAAGCCCGTGCAGATCAAGGACTCGGATGGAGAAGGAACTCTTGGCTAG